One Campylobacter concisus DNA segment encodes these proteins:
- a CDS encoding bifunctional riboflavin kinase/FAD synthetase: protein MPNFSTLLTKDNITAVAIGHFDGVHRGHKQLLKQLGEFGGLVVIDKNKANITPKLKRAEYSNYPCFLYDFESIKGLSGEEFIALLKRDFKNLKKIVVGFDFRFGRNRAWDKHDLKRIFDGEVVVVDEVCYDGMGVHSSSIRELIRQGNIDEANRLIGREYSIEGNVIKGQGIGAKELVATLNLDIKSYLLPREGVYATRTRMGSYTYGSVTFIGNRLSTDGNFSVETHILDEVAPKVTKHVAVCFIKRLRDNKKFNNLSELKEQIKRDINEARQCVGVCDLFFGETMRYFDGYGAGI, encoded by the coding sequence ATGCCGAATTTTTCTACGCTTTTAACAAAAGATAACATCACTGCCGTTGCGATCGGGCACTTTGACGGCGTGCATAGGGGGCACAAGCAGCTTCTAAAACAGCTTGGCGAGTTTGGCGGACTTGTCGTCATCGACAAAAACAAGGCAAACATCACGCCAAAGCTAAAGCGAGCCGAGTACTCAAACTATCCTTGCTTCTTGTATGATTTTGAGAGTATAAAAGGGCTTAGCGGCGAGGAATTTATCGCACTTTTAAAGAGGGATTTTAAAAATTTAAAAAAGATCGTTGTTGGATTTGATTTTAGATTTGGCAGAAACAGAGCGTGGGACAAGCACGATCTGAAGAGGATTTTTGATGGAGAAGTGGTCGTCGTTGATGAGGTTTGCTATGACGGCATGGGCGTGCATAGCTCCTCCATCAGAGAGCTGATACGCCAAGGCAACATCGATGAGGCAAACAGGCTAATAGGCAGGGAGTACTCGATCGAGGGCAACGTGATAAAAGGGCAGGGCATCGGCGCAAAAGAGCTGGTTGCTACGCTAAATTTAGATATAAAAAGCTATCTTTTGCCGCGCGAGGGCGTCTATGCGACAAGAACGAGGATGGGCTCATACACCTATGGCTCGGTCACTTTTATAGGCAACAGGCTTAGCACGGATGGAAATTTTAGCGTCGAGACGCACATTCTAGACGAGGTCGCGCCAAAAGTGACGAAGCATGTTGCTGTTTGCTTCATAAAACGTTTGCGCGATAATAAGAAATTTAATAATCTTAGCGAGCTAAAAGAGCAGATAAAACGCGATATAAACGAGGCTAGGCAGTGTGTGGGCGTGTGCGATCTCTTTTTTGGAGAGACGATGAGATACTTTGACGGATATGGAGCTGGTATATGA
- a CDS encoding aspartate kinase, translated as MLIVQKFGGTSVGTLERIEAVANRVIETKNSGADVVVVVSAMSGVTNQLVEYSEYFSKHPDGVATDMLLSSGEQVTTALLTIALNAKGYACVGLTGAMAGIMTDDVHTKARIETIDTTRLKAELKAGRIVVVAGFQGIDDKGDITTLGRGGSDLSAVALAGALEADLCEIFTDVDGVYTTDPRIEKKAKKLEKISYDEMLELASAGAKVLQNRSVELAKKLNVKLITRSSFNHNEGTLIAKEDNMEAVLVSGIALDKNQARVTLRGVVDKPGIAAEIFTALAHQNINVDMIIQNVGHDGTTNLGFTVPQNELDLAKETMQKLSAAKHVEYDDAIVKVSVIGVGMKSHSGVACLAFETLAKEGINIQMISTSEIKISMIVDQKYGELAVRVLHDAYKLDK; from the coding sequence ATGTTAATCGTTCAAAAATTTGGCGGAACTAGCGTAGGCACGCTTGAGCGCATCGAAGCTGTGGCAAATAGGGTCATAGAGACTAAAAACAGCGGCGCTGACGTGGTTGTGGTAGTTTCTGCGATGAGTGGAGTTACAAATCAATTAGTTGAATATAGTGAGTATTTCTCAAAGCACCCAGACGGCGTTGCTACTGATATGCTTTTAAGCTCTGGGGAGCAAGTAACCACCGCGCTTTTGACGATTGCGCTTAATGCAAAAGGCTATGCATGCGTAGGACTAACTGGCGCAATGGCTGGGATAATGACTGATGATGTGCATACAAAAGCTAGGATAGAAACGATAGACACCACTAGGCTAAAAGCTGAGCTAAAAGCTGGCAGGATCGTCGTCGTAGCAGGCTTTCAAGGCATAGACGACAAAGGCGATATCACCACTCTTGGCAGAGGTGGAAGTGACCTTAGTGCGGTTGCGCTAGCTGGTGCGCTTGAAGCTGATCTGTGCGAAATTTTTACCGACGTTGATGGCGTTTATACGACTGATCCAAGGATAGAGAAAAAGGCAAAAAAGCTAGAAAAGATAAGCTATGACGAGATGCTTGAGCTCGCCTCTGCTGGGGCAAAAGTGCTACAAAATCGCTCAGTCGAGCTAGCAAAAAAACTAAATGTCAAACTAATCACAAGAAGCAGTTTTAACCATAACGAAGGTACATTAATAGCAAAGGAAGATAATATGGAAGCGGTTTTAGTAAGCGGTATAGCACTAGATAAAAATCAAGCAAGAGTAACTTTAAGAGGCGTAGTCGATAAGCCTGGCATCGCAGCTGAAATTTTCACAGCTCTAGCTCATCAAAATATAAATGTAGATATGATCATCCAAAACGTAGGACACGACGGAACGACAAATTTAGGCTTTACAGTGCCACAAAACGAGCTTGATCTAGCAAAAGAGACTATGCAAAAGCTCTCAGCTGCAAAACATGTCGAGTATGACGATGCGATCGTGAAAGTCTCGGTTATCGGCGTAGGCATGAAGAGCCACAGCGGCGTAGCATGTCTAGCATTTGAGACGCTTGCAAAAGAGGGGATAAATATCCAGATGATCTCAACAAGCGAGATAAAAATTTCAATGATCGTCGATCAAAAATATGGCGAGCTCGCAGTTCGCGTACTTCACGATGCGTATAAGTTAGATAAATAA
- the ligA gene encoding NAD-dependent DNA ligase LigA encodes MTKQEYEKAVDTLNAWAKAYYDEDEPLASDEEYDALYHAVLEYERANPSEISLFSPTKRVGGGVKEGFSKASHIKRMWSMEDIFSLGELEAWLKRGDKENLTFVTEPKFDGASLNLLYENGVLVRAITRGDGVTGEDVTQNARTISSVPKSISYKGLIEIRGEVVIRKDDFELLNAERAKEGEAPLSNPRNAAAGSLRQLDSAVTAKRKLLFIPWGVGEQSLGLKDHSEVMKFVRDLGFERDEFFKILKKDELEAAYNELLANRDSKSVMMDGMVIRVNDLARCEELGYTVKFPKFMVAFKFPAIEKVTRLRDVALQVGRSGVVTPVGVLDEVNIDGANVKSATLHNFDEIERLGVMKNDYIGIIRSGDVIPKITKVFKDRRDGSEQAIERPKFCPVCGSHLLDEGVFVKCQNLSCRARVVGSIIHYASKKCLNIDGLGDAIVNLLFDKGLIACIKDIYGLKFDDLMALEGFKEKKVNNLLNAIEASKGAELSRFITGLGCEHIGEVAAKKLASSFGLGWLDASFEELVSFEGFGAEMANSLIDFAEVNRDEILALSQIVQPSVTQVQSISNALSGKTVVITGTLSRPRDEIKAELESFGAKVSGSVSKKTDFVLAGEEAGSKLDKANELGVLVIDESEYERLKLEV; translated from the coding sequence ATGACAAAACAAGAGTACGAAAAAGCGGTAGATACGCTAAATGCGTGGGCAAAGGCCTACTACGACGAGGACGAGCCACTTGCAAGCGACGAGGAGTATGACGCGCTATATCACGCGGTGCTTGAATATGAGAGGGCAAATCCTAGTGAAATTTCGCTATTTTCGCCGACTAAGCGAGTAGGCGGAGGCGTAAAAGAGGGCTTTAGCAAGGCAAGCCACATAAAGCGCATGTGGAGCATGGAGGATATTTTTAGTCTTGGCGAGCTTGAAGCGTGGCTAAAGCGTGGCGATAAAGAGAACTTAACCTTTGTTACTGAGCCAAAATTTGACGGAGCGAGCCTAAATTTACTCTACGAAAATGGCGTTTTAGTTAGGGCGATAACCAGAGGCGACGGCGTTACAGGCGAGGACGTGACGCAAAATGCAAGAACCATTAGCTCGGTGCCAAAGAGCATTAGCTACAAGGGGCTCATTGAAATTCGTGGCGAAGTCGTCATAAGAAAAGATGACTTTGAGCTACTAAACGCAGAGCGCGCAAAAGAGGGCGAGGCGCCACTTTCAAACCCTAGAAACGCAGCTGCTGGAAGCCTTAGACAGCTTGATAGCGCGGTTACTGCAAAAAGAAAGCTACTTTTCATACCTTGGGGCGTGGGCGAGCAGAGCCTTGGGCTAAAAGATCACAGCGAGGTGATGAAATTTGTGCGAGATCTTGGCTTTGAGAGGGATGAATTTTTCAAAATTTTAAAAAAAGATGAGCTTGAGGCCGCATATAACGAGCTCTTGGCAAATCGCGACTCAAAGAGCGTGATGATGGATGGCATGGTGATACGAGTAAATGACCTTGCGCGCTGTGAAGAGCTAGGCTACACAGTCAAATTTCCAAAATTTATGGTGGCGTTTAAATTTCCAGCCATTGAAAAGGTGACTAGGCTAAGAGATGTCGCACTTCAGGTTGGCAGAAGCGGCGTAGTAACGCCTGTTGGCGTGCTTGATGAGGTAAATATCGATGGTGCTAATGTAAAATCCGCCACCCTTCATAACTTTGACGAGATAGAGCGCCTTGGTGTCATGAAAAACGACTACATAGGCATCATCCGCTCAGGAGATGTGATACCAAAGATAACAAAGGTTTTTAAAGATAGACGAGACGGCAGCGAGCAAGCGATCGAGAGGCCTAAATTTTGCCCAGTTTGTGGCTCGCACCTGCTTGATGAAGGGGTCTTTGTAAAGTGCCAAAATTTAAGCTGCAGGGCAAGAGTGGTGGGCTCAATAATTCACTACGCATCGAAAAAGTGCCTAAATATCGACGGCCTTGGCGATGCGATCGTAAATTTGCTATTTGACAAGGGGCTAATTGCTTGCATAAAAGACATCTACGGCCTTAAATTTGATGATCTCATGGCGCTTGAGGGCTTTAAAGAGAAAAAGGTAAATAACCTTTTAAATGCCATTGAGGCTAGCAAAGGTGCGGAGCTATCGCGCTTTATCACGGGTCTTGGCTGCGAGCACATCGGCGAAGTGGCGGCTAAAAAGCTAGCAAGTAGCTTTGGACTAGGCTGGCTTGATGCTAGCTTTGAAGAGCTTGTCTCGTTTGAGGGCTTTGGCGCGGAGATGGCAAATAGCCTAATTGATTTTGCCGAGGTAAATAGGGACGAAATTTTAGCTCTTAGTCAGATCGTGCAGCCAAGCGTGACGCAGGTGCAAAGCATCTCAAACGCACTAAGTGGCAAGACGGTGGTGATAACTGGCACGCTAAGTCGCCCAAGGGACGAGATAAAGGCGGAGCTTGAAAGTTTTGGCGCGAAGGTTTCTGGCTCAGTTTCTAAAAAAACGGACTTCGTCCTAGCTGGCGAGGAGGCTGGCAGCAAGCTTGATAAAGCAAATGAGCTAGGTGTGCTGGTGATCGATGAGAGCGAATATGAGAGGCTAAAACTTGAGGTTTGA
- a CDS encoding NADAR family protein, with amino-acid sequence MRNLLLPPWIKFPQIAPFSIGWRMGAGEDYKFKFNGWLKTLSQDEKRQYQQLFAEPATWRGYWDERLGSDESALFIKDEFVIYLWECEPRYDLKWLKKRYNAGKSDKFLLFWGHQKSANLSASCLSQWYSSSFCEDETKYICAEQYMMAKKARCFGDDEAMEQILSAKDPAQMKAIGRQVRGFDAKVWDEVKFGVVLNASYLKFSQNAKLREFLLSTKDKILVEASPVDKIWGIGMSAEDQNTHNPTKWRGQNLLGFALMRARDEIAKVYKNVHLCDARELNLDHL; translated from the coding sequence ATGAGAAATTTATTGCTGCCACCTTGGATCAAATTTCCCCAGATTGCTCCATTTTCTATAGGCTGGAGGATGGGCGCTGGCGAGGATTATAAGTTTAAATTTAATGGCTGGCTAAAAACGCTAAGCCAAGATGAAAAACGTCAATATCAGCAGCTCTTTGCTGAGCCTGCGACGTGGCGTGGATACTGGGATGAGAGGCTAGGCTCTGATGAGAGCGCGCTTTTTATCAAGGATGAATTTGTTATATACCTTTGGGAGTGCGAGCCTAGATATGATCTAAAATGGCTTAAAAAGCGCTATAACGCAGGCAAGTCGGATAAATTTCTCTTATTTTGGGGTCATCAAAAGAGCGCAAATTTAAGTGCAAGCTGCCTTAGTCAGTGGTATAGCTCTAGTTTTTGTGAAGATGAAACTAAATACATTTGCGCCGAGCAATATATGATGGCTAAAAAGGCTCGGTGTTTTGGCGATGACGAGGCTATGGAGCAAATTTTATCCGCCAAAGATCCAGCGCAGATGAAGGCGATTGGCAGGCAGGTGCGGGGCTTTGACGCTAAGGTCTGGGACGAGGTCAAATTTGGCGTCGTGCTAAATGCGAGCTATCTAAAATTTAGCCAAAATGCCAAACTGCGAGAGTTTTTGCTCTCGACAAAGGATAAAATTTTGGTTGAGGCAAGCCCTGTTGATAAAATTTGGGGCATAGGCATGAGTGCTGAAGATCAAAATACGCACAATCCTACGAAGTGGCGAGGGCAAAATTTACTTGGCTTTGCGCTGATGAGGGCTAGAGACGAGATAGCAAAGGTCTATAAAAATGTCCATTTATGTGACGCGAGAGAGTTAAATTTGGATCATTTGTAA
- a CDS encoding RNA pyrophosphohydrolase: MQKKYRPNVAAVILSSSYPFKCEILVAKRVDMDDIWQFPQGGIDEGESPKQALKRELKEEIGTDKFDFLEEYPDWLSYDFPANASKRFYPYDGQTQKYFLVRLKNGASINLKTEHPEFSEYKFVDINKALEGINHFKKPIYDKVLSYFKEKGYF; the protein is encoded by the coding sequence ATGCAAAAAAAATATAGACCAAATGTAGCAGCTGTCATTTTGTCTAGCTCTTACCCTTTTAAATGCGAAATTTTAGTCGCAAAAAGGGTTGATATGGACGATATTTGGCAGTTTCCTCAAGGTGGCATAGACGAAGGCGAAAGCCCAAAGCAGGCACTAAAAAGGGAGCTTAAAGAGGAGATCGGAACTGATAAATTTGACTTCTTAGAAGAGTATCCTGATTGGCTTAGCTACGACTTTCCAGCAAATGCGTCAAAGAGATTTTATCCATATGATGGGCAGACGCAAAAGTACTTTTTGGTTAGGCTAAAAAATGGTGCTAGCATAAATTTAAAGACCGAGCATCCAGAGTTTAGCGAGTATAAATTTGTAGATATCAACAAGGCTTTAGAGGGGATAAATCACTTCAAAAAGCCTATTTATGACAAAGTTTTGAGTTATTTTAAAGAGAAAGGATATTTTTGA
- the cmoA gene encoding carboxy-S-adenosyl-L-methionine synthase CmoA, which translates to MRDEIFKEPISKQFEFDDFVASVFDDMISRSVPFYDVSSNLNAKLLAKILPKSAKVCDLGCSTANSLLLLNNLRNDLVLSGVDNSEAMLANAKNKAKAYGADIEFVLDDILECELEGFDAVLANYTLQFIRPPKRADLVQKIYNGLNENGVFLFSEKIIFEDKKLTKSVIEIYEDYKQAQGYSRYEIAQKREALENVLVPYTEEENRNLALNAGFKRVESTFKWGNFMSFLAFK; encoded by the coding sequence ATGAGAGATGAAATTTTTAAAGAGCCTATAAGCAAGCAGTTTGAATTTGATGACTTTGTGGCGAGCGTTTTTGATGATATGATCTCGCGCTCGGTGCCATTTTACGACGTTAGCTCAAATTTAAACGCAAAGTTACTGGCTAAAATTTTGCCAAAATCAGCAAAAGTGTGCGATCTTGGCTGCTCTACGGCAAATAGCCTACTTTTGCTAAACAACCTTAGAAACGACCTCGTGCTAAGTGGCGTGGATAACTCTGAGGCGATGCTTGCAAATGCAAAAAACAAGGCAAAAGCTTATGGGGCTGATATAGAGTTTGTCTTGGATGATATCTTAGAGTGCGAGCTAGAGGGCTTTGACGCGGTTTTAGCAAACTATACTTTGCAGTTTATAAGACCACCAAAAAGGGCTGATCTGGTGCAAAAAATTTATAACGGACTAAATGAAAATGGCGTTTTTTTGTTTAGCGAAAAGATCATCTTTGAAGATAAAAAGCTTACTAAAAGCGTCATAGAAATTTACGAGGACTACAAGCAGGCGCAAGGCTACTCACGCTACGAGATCGCCCAAAAAAGAGAGGCGCTTGAAAATGTGCTTGTGCCATACACTGAAGAAGAAAATAGAAACTTAGCCCTAAATGCTGGCTTTAAGCGTGTCGAGAGCACATTTAAATGGGGAAATTTTATGAGCTTTTTGGCGTTTAAGTAA
- the folP gene encoding dihydropteroate synthase: protein MKFYKINNKSDFDQICKAISPSPAGAKLMQEKSEINFIFIDEIKTPAANILKQDALSVGAELVTHNDTILGRESLNKALLMATNAQLRQLAKKEKLQDFGLKKLAGFLETKFTKPAKPLIMGVANINSDSFNEQSRINTQNGIAKIEAMIEAGAHYIDLGGVSSRPGSEYCGREEEFRRIKDIVEEIYKLNLHEKAKFSLDSFDPYCLEFALNHGFKMINDITANANLATLAARYDAQFCMMHMQGDPATMQIAPKYNDLIGEISDFFEQKIALARELGAKKIVLDVGIGFGKTAEQNLLLIKHLEHFLKFGCPLLVGASRKSVINHYYKSEVKERLPGSLYLHLKAFENGAQIIRTHDVAEHKQLFDMHEAMSQATLW from the coding sequence TTGAAATTTTATAAGATAAATAATAAAAGCGACTTTGATCAAATTTGCAAGGCCATCTCGCCAAGTCCGGCTGGTGCGAAGCTCATGCAAGAAAAGAGCGAGATAAATTTTATCTTCATTGACGAGATAAAGACCCCAGCGGCAAATATCCTAAAGCAAGACGCTCTAAGCGTTGGCGCCGAGCTTGTGACGCATAATGATACGATCTTGGGTCGCGAGAGCCTAAACAAAGCCTTGCTAATGGCGACAAACGCGCAGCTTAGGCAGTTAGCTAAAAAAGAGAAGCTGCAAGACTTTGGGCTTAAAAAGCTTGCAGGTTTTTTAGAGACTAAATTTACAAAGCCAGCAAAGCCTCTTATAATGGGCGTTGCAAATATAAATTCAGATAGTTTTAACGAGCAAAGCCGCATAAATACACAAAATGGCATAGCAAAAATCGAAGCCATGATCGAGGCAGGTGCCCACTACATCGATCTTGGCGGTGTTAGCTCAAGGCCAGGGAGCGAGTATTGCGGACGCGAGGAGGAGTTTAGGCGCATAAAAGATATCGTGGAGGAAATTTACAAGCTAAATTTACATGAAAAGGCAAAATTTAGCCTTGATAGCTTTGATCCTTATTGCTTAGAATTTGCGCTAAACCACGGCTTTAAGATGATAAATGACATCACAGCAAATGCAAATTTAGCCACGCTTGCTGCAAGATATGACGCTCAGTTTTGCATGATGCACATGCAAGGAGACCCTGCCACCATGCAGATCGCGCCAAAGTATAACGACCTAATCGGCGAAATTTCAGACTTTTTTGAGCAAAAGATAGCCCTAGCAAGGGAGCTTGGCGCTAAAAAGATAGTGCTTGATGTGGGTATCGGTTTTGGCAAGACGGCTGAGCAAAATTTACTGCTTATTAAGCATTTGGAGCATTTTTTAAAATTTGGCTGCCCGCTGCTAGTTGGTGCTAGCCGCAAATCAGTCATAAATCACTACTATAAAAGCGAGGTCAAGGAGCGCTTGCCAGGCTCGCTTTATCTACATCTAAAAGCTTTTGAAAACGGCGCGCAGATCATTCGCACACACGATGTGGCCGAGCACAAGCAGCTTTTTGATATGCACGAGGCGATGAGCCAAGCCACGCTTTGGTAG
- a CDS encoding HobA family DNA replication regulator, whose protein sequence is MQDFIQWTLETIRSERYMSWMEEKRVEWTPLLASRLKFLLDSKAFIVICDDEREWFENYLLRNINRTKSERPFLPFFSLRSLYPAFDSVETNEQKQLLKDMLSLAFPNGYIFFYIGKSIDKRANLAKTDENSYMWLFDEQAQNSFTLSSSDENLDIKLLNLYKLFDKSIDAVLFAKVIL, encoded by the coding sequence ATGCAAGATTTTATCCAATGGACGCTTGAGACTATAAGAAGCGAAAGATATATGAGCTGGATGGAGGAGAAGCGCGTCGAATGGACGCCTTTGCTTGCATCTAGGCTTAAATTTTTGCTTGATAGCAAGGCTTTTATAGTCATCTGCGACGATGAGCGAGAGTGGTTTGAAAACTATCTTTTAAGAAATATCAACCGCACAAAAAGCGAGCGTCCATTTTTGCCATTTTTTAGCCTAAGATCGCTCTATCCAGCCTTTGACAGCGTCGAGACAAACGAGCAAAAGCAGCTTTTAAAAGATATGCTAAGCCTTGCCTTTCCAAATGGCTACATCTTTTTTTACATAGGCAAAAGCATAGACAAGCGTGCAAATTTAGCTAAGACTGATGAAAACAGCTATATGTGGCTCTTTGACGAGCAGGCGCAAAACAGCTTCACGCTAAGCTCTAGTGATGAAAACTTAGACATCAAACTTCTAAATTTATATAAACTTTTTGACAAGAGCATAGACGCTGTGCTCTTTGCAAAGGTGATACTCTAA
- the tlyA gene encoding 23S rRNA (cytidine-2'-O)-methyltransferase TlyA → MRFDNYVASVLNISRNKASELIKSGKVLANGEICTKVSSEVSEAKISLLDEIYVGRGALKLKSFLEAMKFNLAGKNALDIGSSTGGFMQILLERGVKSVTGVDVGTDQLDASLRGDERVKIYEKTDVREFAKTHKNEFNLITCDVSFISLAEILPAICELASENSLIITLFKPQFEVGVGVKRNKKGVVTDAKAVNLAMKRFEVLASSLKFELIACKECEVKGKEGNAEFFYAFNKR, encoded by the coding sequence TTGAGGTTTGATAACTACGTCGCAAGCGTTTTAAACATAAGTAGAAATAAGGCTAGCGAGCTTATAAAATCTGGCAAGGTGCTAGCAAATGGCGAAATTTGTACCAAGGTTTCAAGCGAGGTTAGCGAGGCTAAAATTTCACTGCTTGATGAAATTTACGTTGGGCGAGGCGCTTTGAAGCTAAAGAGCTTTTTAGAGGCGATGAAATTTAACCTAGCTGGCAAAAACGCACTTGATATCGGCAGCTCAACTGGCGGTTTTATGCAAATTTTGCTTGAGCGTGGCGTAAAGAGCGTGACTGGCGTCGATGTGGGCACTGATCAGCTAGATGCCAGCCTAAGAGGCGATGAGCGAGTAAAAATTTATGAGAAAACTGACGTCAGAGAGTTTGCTAAAACGCACAAAAATGAATTTAACCTCATAACCTGTGACGTGAGCTTTATCTCTTTGGCTGAAATTTTGCCTGCCATTTGTGAGCTAGCAAGCGAAAATTCGCTCATCATAACGCTTTTTAAACCGCAGTTTGAAGTGGGCGTTGGCGTAAAACGCAACAAAAAAGGCGTTGTCACCGACGCTAAGGCTGTAAATTTAGCTATGAAGCGCTTTGAAGTGCTAGCAAGTAGCTTGAAATTTGAACTGATAGCCTGCAAAGAGTGCGAGGTCAAGGGAAAGGAAGGAAATGCCGAATTTTTCTACGCTTTTAACAAAAGATAA
- a CDS encoding DNA polymerase III subunit delta', with translation MLNKIVITSDFENLKAKLEAEFGVNNLRFFISDDFLLENAKEVIAEAYIAEKDEKILVIEAKSFRTEAQNALLKIIEEPPRNIKFIIVTQSKNLLLPTIRSRMLIENKLTKKPKMSVDLNLKALSLKELTSFIDEKIAEEQAQKFGKNELKELVGAIVTKAVDSGYKFSGDEMEYFFSLIKLADLNAKSHAVLTPLLLTIFEKGRR, from the coding sequence ATGCTTAATAAAATCGTCATAACAAGCGATTTTGAAAATTTAAAAGCCAAGCTTGAAGCCGAGTTTGGCGTAAATAATCTAAGATTTTTTATAAGCGATGATTTTTTGCTAGAAAATGCAAAAGAGGTCATCGCCGAAGCTTACATCGCCGAAAAAGATGAGAAAATTTTAGTCATAGAGGCGAAGTCTTTTCGCACCGAGGCTCAAAACGCACTTTTAAAGATCATCGAAGAGCCCCCAAGAAATATCAAATTTATAATAGTAACGCAGAGTAAAAATTTGCTTCTACCAACGATAAGATCGAGGATGCTCATAGAAAATAAGCTCACCAAAAAGCCAAAAATGAGCGTAGATCTAAATTTAAAAGCCCTTAGCCTAAAAGAGCTAACAAGCTTTATCGATGAAAAGATAGCAGAGGAGCAGGCGCAAAAATTTGGCAAAAACGAGCTAAAAGAGCTTGTGGGCGCTATCGTGACAAAGGCGGTTGATAGCGGGTATAAATTTAGTGGCGATGAGATGGAGTATTTTTTCTCGCTCATCAAGCTTGCCGATCTAAACGCCAAGTCTCATGCCGTTTTGACGCCACTTTTGCTTACTATCTTTGAGAAAGGACGACGTTGA
- a CDS encoding PepSY-associated TM helix domain-containing protein: MIKILKKFHLILAFIFALPLLVLSISGAIISYHDEIIDIFSKDEVVAGKKLLEIDEILKIFSKSEPNFNLSYLKIKSEANKAYVISGTNENGEFESFFVDPYTGEISGKNSAEKFIGLVLNLHKNLALSLFKNENLTKFASELIALSTLALLFILIGGAAIYFWRFRSRVGDAFKLNLKARKFAFLYSLHGFLGIYLGAVLSVICISGLYFSYESFVKVINQICGEEKVFKKPNFTNKNGFSLSDEQKVANLKKAYEIFISKFGDEFEALKFIANSGGVKFMLFYLPKGASERDGARLLVDTKSEQISKNAMPKSFEIYKFMLDLHAGYIFGELGKFIFCLASCGVVLLLFSGGAIYYKRRKN; this comes from the coding sequence ATGATAAAAATTTTGAAAAAATTTCATCTCATCTTGGCTTTTATCTTTGCCTTGCCGCTTCTTGTGCTTAGCATTAGTGGAGCGATCATCTCGTATCACGATGAGATAATTGATATCTTTAGCAAAGATGAGGTTGTGGCTGGCAAAAAGCTTTTAGAGATAGATGAAATTTTAAAAATTTTTAGCAAGAGCGAGCCAAATTTTAATCTTAGCTACCTAAAGATAAAATCAGAGGCAAACAAGGCTTACGTCATAAGCGGAACTAACGAAAACGGCGAGTTTGAGTCGTTTTTTGTAGATCCTTATACTGGAGAAATTTCAGGCAAAAATAGTGCAGAGAAATTTATAGGGCTGGTTTTAAATTTGCATAAAAACTTAGCCCTTTCGCTTTTTAAAAATGAAAATTTGACCAAATTTGCAAGCGAGCTAATAGCGCTCTCTACGCTTGCGTTGCTTTTTATCTTGATAGGCGGGGCGGCTATATATTTTTGGAGGTTTAGAAGCAGGGTGGGGGATGCTTTTAAGCTAAATTTAAAAGCAAGAAAATTTGCGTTTTTGTATTCATTACACGGCTTTTTGGGTATCTATCTTGGCGCCGTTTTAAGCGTGATTTGCATTAGTGGGCTTTACTTTTCTTATGAGAGTTTTGTTAAGGTTATAAATCAAATTTGTGGCGAAGAGAAGGTCTTTAAAAAGCCAAATTTTACAAACAAAAATGGCTTTAGCTTAAGCGACGAGCAAAAGGTGGCAAACCTTAAAAAGGCTTATGAAATTTTCATCTCTAAATTTGGAGACGAGTTTGAGGCTTTAAAATTTATAGCAAATAGCGGCGGCGTCAAATTTATGCTCTTTTACCTGCCAAAAGGTGCTAGCGAGAGAGATGGTGCTAGGCTTTTAGTCGATACAAAAAGCGAGCAAATTTCAAAAAATGCCATGCCAAAGTCATTTGAAATTTATAAATTTATGCTTGATTTGCACGCTGGATATATCTTTGGCGAGCTTGGTAAATTTATATTTTGCCTAGCATCATGCGGTGTGGTTTTACTGCTTTTTAGTGGAGGTGCGATTTATTACAAACGGCGCAAAAACTAA